In Microbacterium maritypicum, the following are encoded in one genomic region:
- a CDS encoding roadblock/LC7 domain-containing protein has protein sequence MNTHNRTDHPPLSHDAAHRHDATYGGDPVLMHPEIAAHWELWSSVVSQAALTRLRHLQERFPELTTAVLSTADGLHIASVGARDETGERLAAINGSLFGVARAEAEIISGGTEPSLSAVVSVSIGQSQLSLLSFVLAPYGQLLLSVSAAGVQVGTVIVQARSAAYELITALGLAGTPG, from the coding sequence GTGAACACACACAACCGAACAGACCACCCCCCTCTCTCCCACGACGCTGCACATCGGCACGACGCGACCTACGGTGGCGACCCCGTGCTCATGCATCCGGAGATCGCGGCGCACTGGGAGCTCTGGTCGAGCGTGGTGAGCCAGGCCGCTCTCACCCGACTGCGTCATCTCCAAGAGCGCTTCCCGGAGCTGACGACGGCTGTCCTCTCGACCGCCGACGGCCTGCACATCGCCTCCGTCGGCGCACGGGACGAGACGGGAGAGCGGCTGGCGGCGATCAACGGTTCGCTGTTCGGCGTAGCCAGGGCCGAGGCCGAGATCATCTCCGGGGGAACCGAACCGAGCCTGTCGGCCGTCGTGTCGGTGTCGATCGGTCAGAGCCAGCTCTCGTTGCTCAGCTTCGTCCTGGCGCCCTACGGCCAGTTGCTCCTGTCGGTGTCGGCGGCCGGAGTCCAGGTCGGCACCGTGATCGTGCAGGCGCGCTCGGCGGCGTACGAGCTCATCACCGCGCTCGGGCTCGCCGGAACCCCCGGCTGA
- a CDS encoding DNA alkylation repair protein: MSDMTVAEALGELAALEDPKMRAANEKRGDDHGINLSRMRALAKRIKTDQPLAEELWATGETPARLLALLICRPRDFSADELDAMLRETRPPKVNDWFVNYVAKKTPLAEELRLRWFDDADPTVAAAAWSLTTVRVMKDADGLDLPHLLDLIERDMKDAPSRLQWAMNETLANIGIFHPEYRARALEIGERLQVLADYPTAPGCTSPFAPLWIGELVRRREG, from the coding sequence ATGTCCGACATGACCGTCGCGGAGGCCCTGGGCGAGCTCGCCGCACTGGAAGATCCGAAGATGCGCGCCGCCAACGAGAAGCGCGGCGACGACCACGGCATCAACCTCAGCCGGATGCGCGCGCTCGCGAAGCGGATCAAGACCGACCAGCCGCTCGCGGAAGAGCTCTGGGCGACCGGCGAGACCCCGGCGCGACTGCTGGCCCTGCTGATCTGCCGCCCCCGCGACTTCAGCGCCGACGAACTCGACGCCATGCTGCGCGAGACCCGCCCGCCGAAGGTCAACGACTGGTTCGTGAACTACGTCGCCAAGAAGACGCCGCTCGCGGAAGAGCTGCGGCTGCGTTGGTTCGACGACGCCGACCCCACGGTGGCCGCGGCCGCCTGGTCGCTCACGACCGTGCGCGTGATGAAGGACGCGGACGGCCTGGACCTGCCGCACCTGCTCGACCTCATCGAGCGGGATATGAAGGATGCGCCGTCGCGTCTGCAGTGGGCGATGAACGAGACCCTCGCCAACATCGGCATCTTCCACCCGGAGTACCGCGCGAGGGCGCTGGAGATCGGGGAGCGCCTGCAGGTCCTCGCGGACTACCCCACCGCGCCCGGCTGCACCTCGCCGTTCGCGCCACTGTGGATCGGCGAGCTCGTGCGGCGCCGCGAGGGCTGA
- a CDS encoding aromatic acid exporter family protein, translating to MRIPAAIRASQRSPLLQVVKSAAATIAAWLIAGWVFPAQLPVFAAIAALLVVQPSVNQSLSKALERSIGVIAGVVIAVALGLLLGSPSWIVLLAIVVAMLVAWIFRASPGTGNQVAISAMLVLALGSSSPEYAFARIVETLIGVAIGIVVNALIVPPVLVAPARRDVGLLGRELAASLDRLAVALPEPQTAAQLQELMLEVRLLRPMKDAADASIAAGEESLTLNPRRSTHRTELQEMRELLERLSPIVTQTIGMTRAYFDHYDDTIGEEPAVTAIAEQLRRAGHDVRLAVQVAEASPEPDTMTSAIPALTAPLVIRPPSSQHWILIGSLMEDLRRIRGELLDED from the coding sequence ATGCGCATCCCCGCCGCGATCCGCGCCTCCCAGCGCTCTCCGCTGCTGCAGGTCGTGAAGTCGGCCGCGGCGACGATCGCCGCGTGGCTCATCGCCGGATGGGTGTTCCCCGCGCAGCTGCCGGTGTTCGCCGCGATCGCCGCGCTCCTGGTCGTGCAGCCCAGCGTGAACCAGTCACTGTCGAAGGCGCTCGAGCGCAGCATCGGTGTGATCGCCGGCGTCGTGATCGCCGTCGCACTCGGCCTGCTGCTGGGGTCGCCGAGCTGGATCGTGCTGCTCGCGATCGTCGTCGCGATGCTGGTCGCGTGGATCTTCCGGGCCTCCCCCGGCACCGGCAACCAGGTCGCGATCTCGGCGATGCTCGTGCTGGCGCTCGGATCGTCGAGCCCGGAGTATGCGTTCGCGCGCATCGTGGAGACCTTGATCGGGGTGGCGATCGGCATCGTCGTGAACGCGCTGATCGTGCCTCCGGTGCTGGTCGCCCCCGCTCGGCGCGATGTCGGACTGCTCGGGCGGGAGCTCGCCGCCAGCCTCGACCGCCTGGCCGTCGCGCTGCCGGAGCCGCAGACGGCCGCACAGCTCCAGGAGCTGATGCTGGAGGTGCGGCTGCTGCGTCCGATGAAGGATGCCGCCGACGCCTCCATCGCCGCGGGCGAGGAGTCGCTCACCCTGAACCCGCGGCGCTCGACCCACCGCACCGAGCTGCAGGAGATGCGGGAGCTGCTCGAGCGTCTGTCGCCCATCGTGACCCAGACGATCGGCATGACCCGTGCATACTTCGACCACTACGACGACACGATCGGCGAAGAGCCCGCCGTCACCGCGATCGCCGAGCAGCTGCGGCGCGCCGGGCACGATGTGCGCCTGGCCGTGCAGGTCGCCGAGGCGTCGCCCGAACCCGACACGATGACGTCCGCGATCCCCGCGCTCACCGCCCCACTCGTGATCCGACCGCCGTCATCGCAGCACTGGATCCTGATCGGCTCGCTCATGGAAGACCTCCGCCGGATCCGGGGCGAACTACTCGACGAGGACTGA
- a CDS encoding SRPBCC family protein, with protein sequence MVQIIETIDVDVPVRTAYNQWTQFESFPKFLDEVESITQIDDTHTHWKVKVGGATREFDAEITEQHPDERVAWNSTGGETEHAGVVTFHKLDDTSTRVTVQLDWAPEGLLEKLGSLVGAGGHAVKKDLQNFKEFIEGRGVETGSWRGDVDA encoded by the coding sequence ATGGTGCAGATCATCGAGACCATCGACGTCGACGTCCCCGTGCGCACGGCGTACAACCAGTGGACGCAGTTCGAGAGCTTCCCGAAGTTCCTCGACGAGGTCGAGTCGATCACTCAGATCGACGACACGCACACGCATTGGAAGGTGAAGGTCGGCGGCGCGACCCGCGAGTTCGACGCCGAGATCACCGAGCAGCACCCGGATGAGCGCGTCGCGTGGAACAGCACCGGCGGCGAGACCGAGCACGCCGGTGTGGTGACGTTCCACAAGCTCGACGACACGTCGACCCGCGTGACGGTGCAGTTGGACTGGGCGCCGGAGGGGCTGCTCGAGAAGCTCGGCTCCCTCGTCGGCGCCGGCGGTCACGCCGTCAAGAAGGACCTGCAGAACTTCAAGGAGTTCATCGAGGGCCGCGGCGTCGAGACCGGATCCTGGCGCGGCGACGTCGACGCCTGA
- a CDS encoding DUF998 domain-containing protein, protein MEQEEKLRGETRAVWATVICFVVGTVAGILLLRGDARPLTGPGSLAAPVATIAGIVAAAAFLVSTLMHRRAETGPMPRWQAVVSGLSTVALTVAFGAVTLMGVLLTAEILAVGLQGLQLAAVGGGLLAGVASAVGGRFAFGAGIGLRTADLSALLFGFLVIGTLFAMVTSADPRWWEENFSQLGSGWAFNGTLVVAGLLIATVGSYIGRDLHRMLGDSALRRIAVVVALWAAAGVALAAVGLLPLHRVPLPHDIAAVATLVLFLGSAAATVAAIPAPPRALLITSVGVGLLIVVAVVLWVPFGLYSATALEAVVVGLGLLWMATLVRVLAILVPSQSRPSARRSPLRAESPRA, encoded by the coding sequence ATGGAGCAGGAAGAGAAGCTGCGCGGCGAGACGAGGGCCGTCTGGGCGACCGTGATCTGCTTCGTCGTCGGCACCGTCGCCGGTATCCTGCTCCTGCGTGGCGATGCGCGCCCGCTCACCGGTCCGGGGTCGTTGGCGGCGCCCGTCGCAACGATCGCCGGGATCGTCGCGGCCGCCGCATTCCTCGTGAGCACGCTGATGCACCGTCGCGCGGAGACCGGGCCGATGCCGCGCTGGCAGGCCGTGGTCTCCGGCCTCTCGACCGTCGCGCTCACCGTGGCCTTCGGCGCAGTCACGCTGATGGGTGTGCTGCTCACGGCCGAGATCCTCGCCGTCGGCCTTCAGGGGCTGCAGCTCGCGGCGGTCGGCGGTGGTCTGCTCGCAGGCGTCGCTTCGGCCGTCGGCGGTCGCTTCGCCTTCGGGGCCGGTATCGGGCTGCGCACCGCCGACCTTTCCGCGCTCCTGTTCGGATTCCTCGTGATCGGCACGCTCTTCGCCATGGTCACCTCGGCCGACCCGCGCTGGTGGGAGGAGAACTTCTCGCAGCTCGGGTCGGGATGGGCGTTCAACGGCACCCTCGTCGTGGCCGGCCTGCTGATCGCGACCGTCGGCTCGTACATCGGCCGCGACCTGCACCGGATGCTCGGCGACTCCGCTCTGCGCCGCATCGCCGTGGTGGTCGCGCTGTGGGCGGCGGCCGGTGTCGCGCTCGCGGCCGTCGGGCTGCTGCCCCTGCACCGGGTGCCCCTTCCGCACGACATCGCCGCCGTCGCGACGCTCGTCCTGTTCCTCGGGTCTGCGGCCGCGACCGTGGCCGCGATCCCGGCTCCTCCCCGCGCGCTGCTGATCACGTCTGTCGGCGTCGGCCTGCTCATCGTGGTGGCCGTCGTGCTGTGGGTCCCGTTCGGCCTGTACTCGGCCACTGCCCTCGAAGCCGTTGTCGTCGGGCTCGGACTGCTGTGGATGGCCACGCTCGTGCGGGTGCTGGCGATCCTCGTGCCGTCGCAGTCCCGCCCCTCGGCCCGGCGGTCGCCGCTGCGCGCCGAGTCGCCGCGGGCGTAG
- a CDS encoding AAA family ATPase, which yields MPSSAPSAEMVGRAAELSEVRRLFEGVREGVPAALLVEGEAGIGKSRLLREFAIEIENTADVHVGWCLDLGASRTPYGPLTGILRSIVTRMGIERVRESVGVGVEALGMLLPELVDAPTDRERTSPERLRDAIASLIEAAAERAPQVLVVEDLHWADESTLAILSFLLRALGRGRILLLLTCRSDDVRRGDAVSRFIGEATRARLLERLTLARLDEAAVRELAEQITGRPLSEAAFDRMQERAEGVPFFVEEIAGCANGSLPDGLRDLLLARFDRLGDDAQHVVKVASGAERPLSHPLITRLADRPEQQLDEAIREATRSGILVVVDDDYRFRHALLREAVHDDLLPGERARLHRAYAESLEAQGAGSDSGDAAALAYHWQLAQDDRKALVAAADAMRHAKSQYAFATAARFGELVLELWPLVPDAAGAARIERLDLLLVLGSILRNAGDGERALAVANLALAEVDPETVDPRLHARLLRNKALYLVNLGRLGAIPLLQQALAIAEEHIDDEAFRAELLNRLASRRMIAGDREEAIRLADEAERRAAGAGSSDQLSVAANVRGGSLAHLGEVEAGVREYERARQLATGSDAEMRYRVNYSDLLTLLGRYREAVEVAEEGLRRARELRVERTSGSIMAQNMVVPLLELGEIDRVEDMLSRDFVQGTLRVFRMYMSMTHVRVLAWRGRSAEAAELLQTWLPAFEETGISERQIWYDRVMMTVAVAESAGDLRGALDTILEMLRDDRPALLHQRRLMLQGGALLSELRAEGSAVADAADAIRTAWLAQPVQLQDDAWSTILLALLDPHPDSLDAALRCADGDDVPVTFRVVLRLEQARMRVQAGDRATASTVLAEAAEIAAALGHAQLQAAVARFATDAGLGLRIDAEPSIGTDPLTAREKQVLELIAEGLSNRQIGERLFISVKTVSVHVSAVLRKLGVSTRTEAALLQKNPSHSAVGQPAVVA from the coding sequence ATGCCTTCCTCCGCACCGAGCGCCGAGATGGTCGGTCGTGCAGCCGAGCTCTCCGAGGTGCGCCGCCTTTTCGAGGGCGTGCGCGAGGGCGTGCCGGCTGCCCTGCTCGTCGAGGGCGAGGCGGGGATCGGCAAGTCCCGGCTGCTGCGCGAGTTCGCTATCGAGATCGAGAACACCGCCGACGTCCATGTGGGCTGGTGCCTCGACCTCGGGGCCTCCCGCACGCCCTACGGCCCGCTCACCGGCATCCTCCGCTCGATCGTCACGCGCATGGGCATCGAACGGGTGCGCGAGTCGGTCGGTGTGGGCGTCGAGGCGCTGGGGATGTTGCTGCCTGAGCTCGTCGATGCTCCGACCGATCGCGAGCGCACCAGCCCTGAGCGGCTCCGCGACGCCATCGCCTCCCTCATCGAGGCGGCCGCCGAACGGGCTCCGCAGGTGCTCGTGGTGGAAGACCTGCACTGGGCCGACGAGTCGACGCTCGCGATCCTGTCGTTCCTCCTGCGCGCCCTCGGCCGCGGTCGCATCCTGCTGCTCCTCACCTGCCGGAGCGACGACGTGCGGCGTGGCGACGCCGTGAGCCGCTTCATCGGCGAGGCCACCCGTGCGCGCCTGCTCGAGCGCCTCACGCTCGCCCGGCTCGACGAAGCCGCGGTGCGGGAGCTGGCCGAGCAGATCACCGGTCGCCCGCTGTCCGAAGCCGCCTTCGACCGCATGCAGGAACGTGCCGAGGGCGTGCCGTTCTTCGTCGAGGAGATCGCGGGATGCGCGAACGGCTCTCTTCCCGATGGCCTCCGCGACCTGCTGCTGGCCCGGTTCGATCGTCTCGGCGACGATGCGCAGCACGTCGTCAAGGTCGCCTCCGGTGCGGAGCGCCCGCTGTCGCATCCGCTGATCACGCGCCTCGCCGATCGCCCCGAGCAGCAGCTCGACGAGGCGATCCGCGAGGCGACGCGCAGCGGCATCCTGGTCGTGGTCGACGACGACTATCGGTTCCGGCACGCCCTCCTTCGTGAAGCAGTGCACGACGATCTGCTCCCCGGTGAGCGCGCCCGGCTGCATCGCGCCTACGCCGAGTCGCTCGAGGCCCAAGGCGCGGGCAGTGACTCGGGGGATGCCGCCGCGCTCGCGTACCACTGGCAGCTCGCGCAAGACGACCGCAAGGCGCTCGTCGCCGCCGCCGATGCGATGCGCCACGCGAAGTCGCAGTACGCGTTCGCGACCGCCGCCCGCTTCGGCGAGCTCGTGCTGGAGCTGTGGCCGCTCGTCCCCGATGCTGCCGGGGCCGCGCGGATCGAGCGCCTCGATCTGCTTCTCGTCCTGGGCTCGATCCTCCGCAACGCGGGCGATGGTGAGCGGGCGCTCGCCGTCGCGAACCTCGCTCTCGCCGAGGTCGACCCCGAAACGGTGGATCCGCGTCTGCATGCGCGGCTGCTGCGCAACAAGGCGCTGTATCTGGTCAACCTCGGGCGCCTCGGGGCGATCCCGCTGCTGCAACAGGCCCTGGCCATCGCCGAGGAGCACATCGACGATGAGGCCTTCCGCGCCGAGCTGCTCAACCGTCTCGCCAGCCGCCGCATGATCGCGGGCGACCGTGAAGAGGCGATCCGTCTCGCGGACGAGGCCGAGCGCAGGGCGGCGGGCGCAGGCTCCTCCGATCAGCTGTCCGTCGCCGCGAATGTGCGCGGCGGCTCGCTCGCGCATCTGGGCGAGGTCGAGGCGGGCGTGCGCGAATACGAACGTGCACGGCAGCTCGCGACGGGCTCGGACGCCGAGATGCGCTACCGCGTCAACTACTCCGATCTGCTCACTCTGCTCGGCCGCTACCGCGAGGCCGTCGAGGTCGCCGAGGAGGGGCTGCGCCGGGCGCGCGAACTCCGCGTCGAACGCACATCGGGCTCGATCATGGCGCAGAACATGGTGGTGCCGCTGCTCGAGCTGGGGGAGATCGACCGGGTCGAAGACATGCTGTCGCGCGACTTCGTGCAGGGCACTCTGCGGGTGTTCCGCATGTACATGAGCATGACGCACGTGCGGGTGCTGGCCTGGCGCGGCCGGTCAGCCGAGGCGGCAGAGTTGCTGCAGACGTGGTTGCCCGCGTTCGAGGAGACCGGCATCTCGGAGCGGCAGATCTGGTACGACCGGGTGATGATGACGGTCGCGGTGGCCGAGAGCGCGGGCGACCTCCGCGGTGCTCTCGACACGATCCTCGAGATGCTCCGCGATGATCGGCCGGCCCTGCTGCACCAGCGGCGACTCATGCTGCAGGGCGGGGCGCTCCTCTCCGAGCTGCGGGCAGAGGGGTCCGCGGTCGCCGACGCAGCCGACGCGATTCGCACCGCCTGGCTCGCGCAGCCCGTGCAGCTGCAAGACGACGCCTGGTCGACGATCCTCCTGGCCCTGCTCGACCCGCATCCCGACTCGCTCGATGCGGCGCTGCGGTGTGCCGACGGCGATGACGTTCCGGTCACCTTCCGCGTCGTGCTCCGGCTCGAGCAGGCGCGGATGCGGGTGCAGGCGGGCGACCGCGCAACGGCGTCGACCGTGCTGGCCGAGGCGGCCGAGATCGCCGCGGCCCTGGGGCACGCGCAGCTGCAGGCCGCCGTCGCTCGTTTCGCGACCGATGCGGGGCTCGGGCTCCGCATCGATGCGGAGCCTTCCATCGGCACCGACCCGCTGACCGCGCGGGAGAAGCAGGTGCTCGAGCTCATCGCCGAGGGGCTGAGCAACCGCCAGATCGGTGAGCGACTGTTCATCAGCGTCAAGACCGTGAGCGTCCACGTGTCGGCGGTGCTGCGGAAACTCGGGGTGAGCACACGCACCGAGGCGGCACTTCTGCAGAAGAATCCGTCGCACAGTGCTGTTGGTCAGCCTGCCGTGGTAGCGTGA
- a CDS encoding cold-shock protein — MATGTVKWFNAEKGFGFIAPDDGSDDLFAHYSAIAGSGFKELRENQKVEFDAERGPKGMQAANIRAL; from the coding sequence ATGGCCACTGGCACTGTGAAATGGTTCAACGCGGAAAAGGGCTTCGGCTTCATCGCTCCCGATGACGGCTCGGACGACCTTTTCGCCCACTACTCGGCTATCGCCGGCTCCGGTTTCAAGGAGCTCCGCGAGAACCAGAAGGTCGAATTCGACGCTGAGCGTGGCCCCAAGGGCATGCAGGCGGCGAACATCCGCGCTCTCTGA
- a CDS encoding iron-siderophore ABC transporter substrate-binding protein has protein sequence MRISRILAIGAAAALAVGLSACASPAPESTGTAGGNPASADAFPVTVEHAYGETTISEKPERIATVAWANHEVPLALGIVPVGMSKASWGDDDDNGVLPWVEEKLDELDAETPVLFDETDGIDYEAVADTEPDVILAAYSGLTQEEYDTLSKIAPVIAFPEVAWGTSVDDMIEMNSKALGLQDEGEALIDELHADAETALEANSILKDKKVLFAYLDPADLSQIGYYTAIDTRPGYLHDNLGLPFPSIVEDTADTEKFDLTVSAEEVAKFADVDLFVTYGDDALIPQLQADPLLSKIPAIAEGRIAILPNATPVAASANPSPLSIPWGLSDYLALLAAPLAK, from the coding sequence GTGCGCATCTCTCGAATCCTCGCCATCGGCGCGGCCGCTGCACTCGCCGTCGGCCTCTCCGCCTGCGCGTCCCCCGCGCCGGAATCGACCGGAACAGCCGGCGGTAACCCCGCCTCCGCGGATGCCTTCCCCGTCACGGTGGAGCACGCCTACGGCGAGACCACCATCTCGGAGAAGCCCGAGCGCATCGCGACGGTCGCCTGGGCGAATCACGAGGTGCCGCTGGCGCTCGGCATCGTCCCGGTCGGCATGAGCAAGGCCAGCTGGGGCGACGACGACGACAACGGCGTGCTGCCCTGGGTCGAGGAGAAGCTCGACGAGCTGGACGCCGAGACCCCGGTCCTGTTCGATGAGACCGACGGCATCGATTACGAGGCCGTGGCCGACACCGAGCCCGACGTGATCCTCGCGGCATACTCCGGCCTCACGCAGGAGGAGTACGACACCCTCTCCAAGATCGCTCCGGTCATCGCGTTCCCCGAGGTCGCCTGGGGCACCTCGGTCGACGACATGATCGAGATGAACTCGAAGGCACTCGGCCTCCAGGATGAGGGCGAAGCACTGATCGACGAGCTGCACGCCGACGCCGAGACCGCTCTCGAGGCGAACAGCATCCTGAAGGACAAGAAGGTCCTGTTCGCGTACCTCGACCCGGCCGACCTGAGCCAGATCGGCTATTACACGGCGATCGACACGCGTCCCGGATACCTCCACGACAACCTCGGCCTGCCGTTCCCGTCGATCGTGGAAGACACCGCAGACACCGAGAAGTTCGATCTGACGGTCAGCGCGGAAGAGGTCGCGAAGTTCGCCGACGTGGACTTGTTCGTCACCTACGGCGACGACGCGCTCATCCCTCAGCTCCAGGCCGACCCGCTGCTGTCGAAGATCCCGGCCATCGCCGAGGGGCGTATCGCGATCCTCCCCAACGCGACGCCGGTCGCCGCATCCGCGAACCCGTCGCCGCTGTCCATCCCGTGGGGCCTCAGCGACTACCTCGCACTGCTGGCTGCACCGCTCGCGAAGTAA